From a region of the Pongo abelii isolate AG06213 chromosome 9, NHGRI_mPonAbe1-v2.0_pri, whole genome shotgun sequence genome:
- the LOC100454826 gene encoding pepsin A-5-like — protein MKWLLLLGLVALSECIMYKVPLIRKKSLRRTLSERGLLKDFLKKHNLNPASKYFPQGKSPTLLHEQPLENYLDVEYFGTIGIGTPAQDFTVVFDTGSSNLWVPSVYCYSLACMDHNLFNPQDSSTYKSTSETVSITYGTGSMTGILGYDTVKVGGISDTNQIFGLSESEPGSFLFFAPFDGILGLAYPSISSSGATPVFDNIWNQGLVSQDLFSVYLSADDKSGSVVIFGGIDSSYYTGSLNWVPVTVEGYWQITVDSITMNGKTIACAEGCQAIVDTGTSLLTGPTSPIANIQSDIGASENSDGDMVVSCSAISSLPDIVFTINGVQYPLPPSAYILKSEGSCISGFQGMNVPTESGELWILGDVFIRQYFTVFDRANNQVGLAPVA, from the exons ATgaagtggctgctgctgctgggtcTGGTGGCGCTCTCTGAGTGCATCATGTACAA GGTCCccctcatcagaaagaagtcctTGAGGCGCACCCTGTCCGAGCGTGGCCTGCTGAAGGACTTCCTGAAGAAGCACAACCTCAACCCAGCCAGCAAGTACTTCCCCCAGGGGAAGTCTCCCACCCTGTTACACGAACAGCCCCTGGAGAACTACCTGGAT GTGGAGTACTTCGGCACTATCGGCATTGGAACTCCTGCCCAGGATTTCACGGTCGTCTTTGACACCGGCTCCTCCAACCTGTGGGTGCCCTCAGTCTACTGCTACAGTCTCGCCTGCA TGGACCACAACCTCTTCAACCCTCAGGATTCCTCCACCTACAAGTCCACCAGCGAGACAGTCTCCATCACCTACGGCACCGGCAGCATGACAGGCATCCTCGGATACGACACTGTCAAG GTTGGAGGCATCTCTGACACCAACCAGATCTTCGGCCTGAGCGAGAGCGAACCCGGCTCCTTCCTGTTTTTCGCTCCCTTCGACGGCATCCTGGGGCTGGCCTACCCCAGCATTTCCTCCTCCGGGGCCACACCTGTCTTTGACAACATCTGGAACCAGGGCCTGGTTTCTCAGGACCTCTTCTCTGTCTACCTCAGCGC CGATGACAAGAGTGGCAGCGTGGTGATATTTGGTGGCATTGACTCTTCTTACTACACTGGAAGTCTGAACTGGGTGCCTGTTACTGTCGAGGGTTACTGGCAGATCACCGTGGACAG CATCACCATGAACGGAAAGACCATCGCCTGTGCTGAGGGCTGCCAGGCCATTGTTGACACTGGCACCTCTCTGCTGACCGGCCCAACCAGCCCCATTGCCAACATCCAGAGCGACATCGGAGCCAGCGAGAACTCAGACGGCGAC ATGGTGGTCAGCTGCTCAGCCATCAGCAGCCTGCCCGACATCGTCTTCACCATCAATGGAGTCCAGTACCCCCTGCCACCCAGTGCCTACATCCTGAAG AGCGAGGGGAGCTGCATCAGTGGCTTCCAGGGCATGAACGTCCCCACCGAATCTGGAGAGCTTTGGATCCTGGGTGATGTCTTCATTCGCCAGTACTTTACTGTCTTCGACAGGGCAAACAACCAGGTCGGCCTGGCTCCCGTGGCTTAA